The following coding sequences lie in one Arachis stenosperma cultivar V10309 chromosome 5, arast.V10309.gnm1.PFL2, whole genome shotgun sequence genomic window:
- the LOC130982761 gene encoding uncharacterized protein LOC130982761, translating to MEIEARAAPMVAKKLLNILRIVMVMLRKGISKSKLISEFNLLLKRGKIAASNAISTTLTLHHHYAAAFTRRRSSFRNNKNLSFYPREYQFSCTSSPAFNYHSRRHHRCHHHEDVSTLCKVLEMLKDNNNNSNCEMVMDSPLMPLPGFGKSPKQLRITDSPFPLKDEEDFDDDDGGKIDIKAEEFIKRFYKNLHLQHTNSPYYCSWDR from the coding sequence ATGGAAATTGAAGCAAGGGCAGCACCAATGGTGGCAAAGAAGCTCTTGAACATTCTAAGAATAGTTATGGTCATGTTAAGAAAAGGTATATCAAAGAGCAAACTCATTTCCGAGTTCAATCTCTTGCTCAAGCGCGGAAAGATAGCAGCCAGCAACGCAATCTCCACCACTCTCACTCTCCACCACCACTACGCCGCCGCCTTCACTCGCCGCCGTTCCTCCTTCCGCAACAACAAAAACCTCTCCTTCTACCCTCGCGAATACCAATTCAGCTGCACTAGTAGCCCTGCCTTTAATTACCACAGCCGTCGCCACCATCGCTGCCACCACCACGAAGACGTTTCAACCCTATGTAAGGTTCTTGAGATGCTAAAagataacaacaacaatagcaACTGTGAGATGGTGATGGATTCGCCATTGATGCCATTGCCAGGGTTTGGAAAAAGCCCTAAGCAGTTGAGGATCACTGATTCCCCTTTTCCTCTCAAAGACGAAGAAGATTTTGATGATGACGATGGTGGCAAAATTGATATTAAAGCTGAAGAGTTTATTAAAAGGTTTTATAAGAATCTTCACTTACAACACACAAATTCTCCTTATTATTGCTCTTGGGAccgataa